The Danio aesculapii chromosome 7, fDanAes4.1, whole genome shotgun sequence DNA window cagataccttactaaatgcagtgatgtctaactttactgtaattttcaaatggctgtgcaaataatatatggtgctgtcttgagcattttcaggaaatgtcaccaaaatctgacttttctGCATTAGAGTAAACTGTCATcttgaaaacatgacaaagccatttgactgtcttgttcataaacaatggtgtcaggacttttcatcttgatgacactgacactttcattgacatgaatacttgcttttgaggaatgagctatccattttgagcaagtcgTGCTTTTgtaggttatcaactaggttttgcagtttgcactaattgttttgagaaatgcattaactgttgtgcaaatgtaaatagtgttgtgagaaatgcaccaaagccactgagaaaaactgtaagacCTTGATCTCTGCAACAACAACAcctaatgtaataaatattacactgtggttaaataaagggacttattgtgagtttttaatattttagtagtttaaaataatgtatttcacAAGCATTGGTAGtaagaaagatagatagacatatagatagatagatagatagatagatagatagatagatagatagatagatagatagatagatagatagatagatagatagatagatagatagatagatagatagatagatagatagatagatagatagatagatagatagatagatagatagatagatagatagatagatagatagataggagcCCTTCATGCCAATTACTTTTAATTATCTGTAAGGTAGATTTGCACTCACATCTGCAGGTCCTAGCAGCTTAGCACTCTCTCCGATACTCTCCTCAATGTAGCAGCGTTCCTCAGCCGTAATGGTGGGGTGTTCAGCCGGGCTCTCATATGACACCAAGATCCAGAACATGTACCAGAAAATCCCAAAGCAGCCTGAAAAAAGAGAGCAAAAAataatgtacactgaaaaaaagttcaactactgtgtctttcattcaaagtgcatttttatattggattaagtgaaaaaaataattctgattttatcctatttaatttaatttgccttaaagaaaaaaaaagaaaaaaattaaaagcattattattattatttttaattaattatatagtattattattatttattcaatatttatttatatttttgctttaaaccagcagttttgtccaatatataataataatttgagggGCATTTATCTATTTAGCAGtagcaaattactgtaattttttttagctTGGGTCCAAAGCAAAATTATTCTTTGATCTACGGGTAGAATATTtcgaaaataaaaaatgtaaataataataaaatgtaaagtaataaacaTCCATGTTGTaccaaagtaaaaatattattaacaataataattagggTCTTATAGTAAACAATTCTTCTACTTTGGgtgaatctatttttttttttcttgaccacaaatgatatttttaaataaagattaaattaCATGTTAAAGTTTGAaccaaagtaatatatatatatatatatatatatatatatatatatatatatatatatatatatatatatatatatatatatatatatatatatatatatatatatatatatatatatatatttagcaaagatgtgaatattaaaataaatgatgtcaGGCAGGTAGATCATCTGAAAGAAAACTCATATAAGTGACTAGATTAAAATTCATTGCTTTCCATCCAGGACATGCTAATTCTTGGCACAGAAACAAGCAGATTCAGTGTCAGCACAGAGGATAGACACATGGCAGCATCAGAGGAAAAATCAATATCCAGCATCAGTGAGTTAATCCATACTACCGAGGCTATTCGTTCAGCACACTCATATAACAACAGTTGCATTACACACACAAACCACTCTTACCATAGACATAGAAAACAGATGACCAGCCAGTGTACTGCACCAGGATTCCAGCCAGTGGCATGGCAATGACAGCCCCAGCATAGGAACCTACAGAGGAAAGGATGGGGGGCCATGTCAAAATTCTGTTTGTAGTTCAACCTTAAGTATAagtctttaaacaaaaaaataagcttTCTAAATGTACTCTCAGCTCAGGCAGCCTTGAATTCAGAAGCTTAATATGCATTTAAAGATCACAGGAAGATACAGTTCATACATAAATAATGTTTCCAAGAATTCTCGAGGATAAACAGCaaatgaatatttacattttaacatgtGCACAATAATCAGCCACTAATATAGCAACTAAACAAATTTAATAGCAttgtttttttcctcttttatCCACTTGTGTATGTTTGCTTTAAAGAGAATGAGGTTGAATTTTTACCACAGAAGGAGGTTGTGGCCAGACGACTTCTTTCCAGTGGAGGGGCCCACTTACTCCAGATCCCATGACAAGCTGGGTAGGTCACACCCtacaaatacaataataacaCCCATCAGTTTGAATATATAATGTGGTTATAAATATAgtctctgttttaaaaaaaatataaatatatacacattgttTACATAAAGGTTGTAATCTATATTTCAAACACATAGTCCGTTTACAAATCAATACACTTGTCCCAAAGACAAAGCCTGGGTTATTGTTCTCTCAGAAATATCCTCAGGTCATAACTGATTGTTACTAGACTATGGACTTCCCAGTGTGAACAACCTTAAAGCCAAATGGCCAAAAGAAAGAGCCCACGTTTTAGATATGAAGAGGCCTAGTACTGTAATGGTagactaaataattatttaacaagTAAAGGTTTCGAAAGAAGATTTTTGCAGCATACCCATAATTAGTTTCCCGAACAACCTTTGGGTCAACCTTACAAGAACAAGATTGCGATTCTAACATCCAACAAGTTACGATTTTAAGGAAGCCTTTGTGGAACGGAAAGGCTCCATGGATGTTAAATGTTCTTTGTGGAACCATTGTTGCCGGTACAAACTCTTTTTACAGAATACAGCAAACAAACAGTAAGAAAACCATAGGTACATTCTTACCTCCACAAGCCCTTGAAGTATCCTGACGAATATGACGCAACCATAGTGAAAACGTGCAGCTGAGGGGATGAACATATTCAGAGTGGACGTGAGGAGAATCGCCGCGCCAAAAACCCTGCATAGTAAGTGAAAACGTGGTTACATTGTGTGCTTAGAGAAACacatattaattcatttaacCAGTTTTTCTTTATAAGCCCATACTATTGAAGTGTTATTATAGTCGCCAAACGTTTAATTACACACATTTATGTCGCTGAGAGAAAATAGGCTACTATGTTTGCCATAAAACAATCTTCGTCGTATAAAAAGGGTAGCCTGCGCGGGGGTAGGCTACTAGCATTGCCACAGAGGAAAAATGGACTTTCATTTATTTCCAATTTTCCTCTCGTGTCGCGCTCGAGACCCCTCACCTCTCTCTCCCACCGGCACAACGCTAATCGGATTGAGAGAGTCCTCCAGCACGAGACTCGCTGATTCTATTAGTCCTCAATCACGGAAACCAATTGCCGAAATATGAACTGAGAAGTGTTGTATAATTTCAGCAACTACAATTACATCAATTATTTGACGTACTGCATCAGGAATACGTTATAGAATTGCACAATATTTTGACTATGGCGGATTATTGACAAACAAATAGTTTTGCCTACTGTTGGCCATGCAACCATCAAAGCAGATGTTTGTTTTAGTGAAAAGTAAAATGATACTTCCACCTATACCGCTatacgctatatatatatatatatatatatatatatatatatatatatatatatatatatatatatatttactgggTATTTACTGTTGATAAATCGTTGTGTGTAATATGAGTCACGGCCAAGCCCTCTGGCAACATGTCCGGGGCTGGTTGCCATGCCCCCCTCATTGAGCAGATTAGACACGGTTCCCCCCCCCCGGGATCTCATTAACAGGTGGAGAATGAATGCCCCACAGACCCGCTCCCACAGTCTAATCCTGCAACTCACACGACGGGTCAGCCTGCACTCTGCCactcactcagacacacacacacacgctcacaaagCACTGAAACACAAACAGCcatgaactctctctctctctctctctctctctctctctctctctctctctctctctctctctctctctctctctctctctctctctctctctctctccgaaatcagagatttattttttttacctctaCTCTCAAGACACACTTGCATTGCTGTACactactgtatttactgtatacaACATCTCATCTATAGCTTGTGCCAGATTAATAATGGACAATGACCTTCAGTTAAGAAAGCTAGAAGCAAGTCTGAGACCTGAAAAAACCCCGAAAACAATCATAAAACATagttttaaaaaacacagctCTCTAAATCATAATTCACAAAACTAAAGGTGCCAGGAAGAATAAAAAATTGAGGTTTTATAGTGATGACATTTTTAGGCGTTCCCCACACaaccagtgatttttttttcatagcgtgaagaacattttaaaaaatctacatttcCATATATAGATATCGTAACGATTTCTATAAAATGTTATGTGGAATTACAATACTTAATGAATGTTCAATGGATTCGACCATTGTTAACAATAGAAAAgcctattttttaaacatttttcttcTTTCTTAGTTTTTCTATGGTATGAGCCAGTAaaagtcataaaaaataaaaaatacacagcttATATCGGGCAAGCGCTCATAGTTTTCACAAAAATGCGCTCTAACAAGAGcttttatgcaaataataaacagaTAGCTCCTCCCATCACCCTCTGTTTCCTCCAATGACACGACAGGCATAGTTCCAAGAAGCTGAGAATAAGGAACATTTCTTCTATAACACAGAGCTCAGCCAGACCTAATGATGATCACAGCTCGCGTTTCTCTCTATGGATACAAATAACATATGCAACTAATTTCGGTCAtggtttattttttagatatCAGGTTTATCTGTTAATATATTGAATGTGTGAAAAAAACTACAGCAATAAATGATTCTCCTTCgcattcaaaaatgtttaaaaaaaaacttgatgatCCTTGTTTGTATTTTCGCATCGCCTTTATAAGGATTTTTTTGCCTTCAGCTAATCAGAACTCCCCAATAAATATCATATACATTTGTAAAACTGATAATActtaataatcaatattatttcGTTACCAATGgagatttaatttagttttttcattacAGCATTGGAGATTATTATAGATATACACcaaatgctattttaaatacaATTGAATAGGCCTACATGTTCAATATGAGctgataatattaaaaacaacaacaaatatgatgttaaaaatgaataaacattatttCTATACCTGTTTGCCGCCAGTCTAGAAGAAATGTATCCTCCGGGAATTTGCGTCACGATATAACCCCAGAAAAACGAGCCATGAATCAATCCAACTGTTTCCGGATCCCAGTTAAACTTTGCTTTCTAAGAAATAGAAATATGTTATATTGTATGTTATGAATATATTGTATATTCGTTATTTATAAAAGccacaacacacaaaaataattattgattaatgtgctcaaaaaaaaataaaaaagtgcgcAGGATTAGTTTCCAGCTGAAGAGTTAATCAATTTCAGACCGATGACATTCAAACAACCAAGGTCAATTTTTTTGCATCAGTATTTGCTTTCAATATTTTCCAAGTCCGTGATTCAGCATCCAATAAGCCTCTTTGCAACAAACACAAACCATTACGTTGGTTaaatatttagctttattttattttatttcgtatGCGcgtcagactgtgtgtgtgtgtgtgtgggtgtgtgtgtgtgtgtgtgcgtgcgtgcgtgcgtgtgtgtgtgttcgttcaTGATCTGTGTGAGGGGGTGTCACGAAGCTGACGTAGACATATAAAACTCGAAGCGTGTCAGGCGTACAAACCTCTTTGATGATGATCTTTCCGTTCAGGTGAATGGTGCTGTTGTTCACCATGCTCACTATGGCCACGCCTAAGTTGCACCGAATACCGAAGGAGATACAGAAACCGAGGCCGCTCATTATGGCGATGATGTAGCGGCGCGGAAGTCCGAAGCACGTACAGTCGCACAAAGGTGCTTTTCTCTCGTTGATCTGAGCAGGCCGTCCATCCTCGGTCAGTTCAATGTTCTCACCAGGTTTTTGCCGCTTTTCTATCACCCTGAATCAGTCAGAAGACAACTGTTTGTAGGACACCAGCAGCTCACTGGCTAGAAACTAAATGAGTCAGAATAATTATGAATATATCATTAATTTCCCCCTGTAAATATCAATCGTATCCTTACTAATATTAAATCTAACATCatgttaaacattttattcagTTTACATTCTCACTGGTAGTCTACTTTGAAAGGCGCAGGCAGATTCAGACATTATTGAGATCGCATGCAAAtatcttgtatttatttttattttatcacaaaatattttacttaaactCTATTTAGAGATTTGGTGTGCTGCTGTAAAGCGCACTGTACCGCATTGCAGCAATTCCCTTCACCTTCACCTGTTTTATATTCACGCGGCTTAGGGTTCAATCATATAATTCACTTCAATAACAGAATTAATGTTAGTATACTGGTgcctaatgtttttaaaaatagagTAATTTGCTTAGTTATTTAACattagtattttaaataaaacgcACATGTGAAtgtacaatatataataaatgaatgtGCATCAAAATGTAGGAATATATTGTTAAGAAAATTATAAAATGCCATACATTTCGATTGAAGTATTTAGGACGGAAATAAAAggcattttatttgacaaaatgcaTACATATAAAATGCACAGGAACtgtattaaaataatgaatttagACGTTTAATCGTGGCAGAAATAAGACCTAGCATGTTGGAAATATGTAGAGGCTAAAACATTTCTGTTAGCAaacgaaaaaaatattaaatatgaggAGACACATTAACTAAATGCAGTGTTGAGGGGAAAATGCACTTTCAATTGCGAAAGAACAATTCGTTCAGATGGTCCAGGCGGTCGATCGGTTTTTTAACCCttcgtgaatttttttttcttaaaacgcGCACAAAAATAACTCTGTATCGAAGAGCATCGATCTAACGTGAAATAATTATGTATAATCCGTTTTTCTCATGTTTTTtcaataatgattattttagcaGGTATTATGGGAATATGTGAATGGTCTCTAAAAGGAAGAGACACTCGAGGGAATCTTCTAATTGAACGATTAGACTGCAATCGTAAAAGCCCTGCATTCGCCAGAATACATGACAACCCATAAAGATAGGAAAACTCGCATGCTTCCATCCCCTCCTCCCAAGATTATGCACAATTACATAATTTTCTGCACGTCTCCGTGAGGCGTGACGCCAAAACCGACTGGGGAAACTCGTTTTGAGCAGACAAAACTACTGCACAAAATTCGTGCTTTCTCTGTTCTGTTATAAGCTAGTGATACATTGATTATATTCATGcccacatcacacacacatatgcacattatGTTCAAACGTCTAAATTGATTTTTACAATGTTAAATCATCTTACCTGTACACGTGCCCCAGTGTCTTCCCCGCTAGTTGCTTCAGCCCCTCTTTGCTAAAACCAGCAGGCTCCCTCGGAGTCTCCATGTCCAAATGTGAAATTCCCTCGTTTCTTCCAGGTAATGTTAAAGTACCATGTCACAGTGTGAGATGAGAGAGCATACCGGAGCGATACCCAGCGGATCAATGATTCAGTATAAGACGGATGGGGAAAATTCACGACGGTGTTCACAGagcgaaggaaaaaaaaatccgCCTACACGAGTGAGAGATCAGAAGTGGTCTGGCTCTGTCTACTCATAATTATAAACTCATAAACTCCCCCGCGCGCGATAAGGGCACGCGATGCCATCTCAGATTTAACTTAATGTACACGGAGTTCTGATTAAAATCAGGTGTGATCAAAAACAGATTAAAAGAAAAATAGGTCCAATTTCCCTGTCCCGTACTGTCACTTTTTCGTATTGAAGTGCCAGTTAAGTGGCTTTAGAGGGCGGTGAATGGCTTTCAGCACCAAGGTCAGCGACAGTCTAGCGTTCAGATCAGCGCGAGCTCCGCCGCCAGTCCTGTGCCAGCCAGCAGTGCGCGAGGCGGATCACAGCCGTCACTGAGCCATCAGACGATCACTGCTCTGGGAGGGGTTTGAGAGGGCGGAAAGTGTTCACATTCCattcacattttcttttattttgttctcAATTGATCTGAGTAATGCTGCACGTGCAGCAGATGATAGTGTTTTTGATGCGCATGTAAAGGGCACGTGACGTGAGATTGTAAGTTTCTACATTTGTGCTTTTATGCCCATTGCTTGTTTTCCATCAAAGGCCGTGGAAGCCTCCTGGGGGCGGTGCTATGGAAACCGAATCAGGGGTGTTTCCCCCCGCCAAGTGCGCGTGTGCTGGTGCGAATGAAAGCGTATTAATAATTCATACACACATTGCAGGTCGCCCGCTCTCTCTGCCCTCCacagcaaaaataaatcaataaaacgcTGTTGTACGTATGCGTAATTTGATACAAGCAAGGTCTGGATGCAAGGATTCTTGATTTTAGGTCCGCTTTTAACGTCTGAAAATAATTAGGGAAATGCTCTCTGGGtatttaacaaatttaataataattgcatAATTCGGATACAGATTACTGCTAAATCACAGACCTCGGTATATGAAGGTAACTGCGCTGTGAAATTCTGGGTACTTGAAAGCTCCACAACAGGTTGTCAAGAGCACGCTTTGTGAAACGCGCGCGCCCTCTAGAGTTCATTCACTGCACTGTAGTTATCAGAGGACGCCCAACAAGCGCTGAACGTGAgaaactttaataactttattttggcACGTTCTCCTCGCTGGAATGCAAACAGTATTTTCTGTTTAAAAGCTTAATTCATTACGTTCAACTTGCACACGTATTCATGCAACTCATCCTGTAAACATTTGTAGGCCACAACATACACAGACATATGAACATCATTAAGGGAAAGGCATGGGTACGTACATAACTCTCAgctttttttgttcaaatgttatTGTTATAACGCCCCTGTCACGTTTTTGAAAGAATGTCTTCATAGATACATAGGTtttgtttacacacacatatatatcaaCACACACTATTCAGAAAAGTTCTGTAAACTGTATTGGTATTGTCCATTAAAGATTTCATGAAAGTCAGCTTACACAACAGGCCAAAAAAAGATATACACAGAGGATTATTAAACAGATTTGTGTGAAATGAACAGGTACGGTTCACAAAGTGCATATAGAAGACATGTGGTTGAATTAGGACACTTACAAAAACTCTTGGGACAAGATTGCTTGTTTTCAAACCCACCGAGTGAGTGGTCTCCTCAACAGTAATCAATAGTGCTACAGAACACATTAAAACAGATGGGACAGTTCTAATATTTGAACCAAACATCTTCGCACCAGGTCAGTATTTAAAAGGGCAAACCTAATCACTTCAGTGTTTTGTCATTATTCCATGTAAATCCCAATTGACATTGTATACAGCTGATGTAAGGATATTTGGACATTTCACAAAGCCAGCTTCACATACTTCACTTTCCCAGCACTTCTGTAatatgaaagagtgtgtatggatgtttcccagtgatgggttgcagctggagggcatgtgctccataaaacatatgctggataagttggcggttcattctgctgtggcgaccactgattaataaaagggactaagctgaaaaagaaaatgaatgaaactgaaAATTAAAGCCACTGACGCATGGGAATCTGATTACAAAAATCTGAACTAGTCCTAAGTGCATTTGTgcagaaatcaaaacaaaagggggagagagtttaataaaaacaagtcttAATGACAAAAGATGTCACACTGATGTTCCTTCAGTCTTAGATATGTAATGTGCAAAGCCTGACAGATTCCTGCAGATTTAGGTGTATGGCTTGAATTTCTGACACATCAGAAAATATACAGCAAGTCATTCCAGAGCTCAGTCtggcaaacaaaacacaaacttcCTTAAATACATCCTTgaagaaaacaaataattacactttacatttttaattatacacTGAACAAAATGTGGGTGGCAAGGTACAGCATTCTTTCTAAATAAAAACTACtatgataaaatataaatattctagCAAACATGACAATGCAAACTCTCCATTTTCTCTGATAGATTTCAGCGTTTCTTCACTGGAAcaagtaataatgttaaataaaaataaaagaatcggATTGATCTGCCCTTACAGAAAAACCACATGAGCATCACATATAAAAATCAACATGGCACATGCGTTTCATATATCACTTGTCCATGTTCATGTCTTAAAATGTGACGTTAATATAATTTATCTCTGAAAACAAAAGATAACACACATTCAAACGAGTAGCTCTTTCACAGTCAGACATACAGGGCAAACATGCAGATTATGTCTTCAAATCAAAGATATAATGGCAACAAGCTGGACAGAAAAACACTTATTGCCTTCTTAAAACATTTCCAAACGTCTTTTTTAATGGTGATTTTCCTGATTGTTTATGAGTTGCCTTCACAGCACCTGGAGGAGCATCGGGCTGCATTCCAGAAGGTTTGCTGTTGAATTCACTGCCATTTTTCTCCATAGCAAAAGTTGATGTTCTCTGATAAACCGAGCAAAATGAAAGCAGACCGTATAGTTGATTCACATTTAGAGTTGTTTGTAAAACTTCTGGCAGTTGTCTGGGTGGGTTATATTTTTTGCACTGAATGTACAGTATGAAGGGGTTGTGACAATTCAGTCCCTTCATGCTTTGCAGTGTACAGTACATCTAAGTGTAGTCTTCCTGAGGATGTTCAGACGCATTCAGAAATCACCTGGTGTTTGTTTGGACTAGAGGGCAGCAGTGAGGCCGTTTCTGTGGACAGGCAGAAACTCTGGCTTAGCTGCATCTTCAGTTTCTCCACTTCATAGTTGTGCAGGTATTCCTGGACCAGAAAGCGCTCGCGCTTTATACGGGCTTTCACTTCTGACGGCACATCTGGGATGAGCCACGCCACGAAGAACTTCACCACAAACACAACATGCTGAGAAAGCAAAAGAAACAGTGGAACATCCGTCATTCATATGTGTAGAGAACCAAGCGCCCGTTTAAGGCCGAATTTACAATCAGCTTGATCAGTGGAAGTCCTCTAGTGATTTTACACTCACTGTCGGGACAGTCTGAAGGCACACGGTGAAAAAACATGTGCTAAAAAAGGCAGAGAGAGTGATTTATGTGGCTGACCAAAAATGAGAATAGGGTGACCTGACATCCAACTTTTCCCAGGACAGTTCCATACTTCAGCTCTATTCATCATGTCCTGACTTAATACATCAGAAAATTATTATCTTTCATACCGCTGCATTGCTATGCACTAGATGTACAGTTCTGTCATGTGAAGCCTAATCAGCGGTAGCAAATCATGTAGTATTATTTGGAGGACTGAATTACCATCTAATCATATTTTCATTTCACAAGACAGCATTATTGCTCCAGTCTTTAATGTCAcctgaaatcattttaatttgcTGCTTAAGAGACATTTTTGATTGTTAATAAATGACTGACCCGTTTAGTATGTTTGTGGAAACCATTCAGGACttatctttaattatttaaacaataacaaaaagtTTTAACCTCTATCAATTTCACGTGTCATTGTTTGAACAGTTAATAATGACCAAAGCTTTTGTAGTAGTGAACTGAAAAatatccttttctttctttctttcttttgtcttcTTGATCATATTGCTCTAGTATGGTTTTATATCCCAATACAGAGATTCCAGATTTCCACAACATATTCCACTATATCAGCTCTTAGGGCcccatcatacacccggcgcaataaagcgcaagatctgtttggcatgatttgttgctattttcagaccaacacaatctTAATTTTTCacgtttaaatagtaaatccattttagtagactcatgggtgttccggtctagaaagaaggtgtgttaaggcgcattgttggcgtgttgctattttagACTGTGcagcaattgaccagctgaaagctggTTTAAAGTCCAGCGCGGAGCGTGCTAGTTATGTGttaagatgtacagcaatatgcaaatatctttacaaatgaaaaagaatttaaggattaaaatgttacaaaattaatattttctacataaatataaaaaccaccgtCTCCATGGCCGCTTCATGTCCAGGTGgcttttttaaagtgaattcctgacaatctgcatttgtataatgttattattattagcattattatttattctacgcatatttagatttgttttaaatagttttgaaacaaatctttgcacttaaaattaaacatgtaggctaatggatctcttcagcggagtgcgtacaacacggtttccttatccatgaaagtaaagagtAGAAGTAAAGAGAAAGCGAAAGTAAAGGCAGCGAatagaggaggcttgttcttttttctgttttactgttttctcgctaatgaAGTGTTTCGTTTTTCCACCTACAAAGTCCTCCATGTAAATAGCACATGCGCCATTGCTCGACgtagctgactcttaaagggaatgtgagatgagactctgat harbors:
- the slc17a6b gene encoding vesicular glutamate transporter 2.1 — its product is METPREPAGFSKEGLKQLAGKTLGHVYRVIEKRQKPGENIELTEDGRPAQINERKAPLCDCTCFGLPRRYIIAIMSGLGFCISFGIRCNLGVAIVSMVNNSTIHLNGKIIIKEKAKFNWDPETVGLIHGSFFWGYIVTQIPGGYISSRLAANRVFGAAILLTSTLNMFIPSAARFHYGCVIFVRILQGLVEGVTYPACHGIWSKWAPPLERSRLATTSFCGSYAGAVIAMPLAGILVQYTGWSSVFYVYGCFGIFWYMFWILVSYESPAEHPTITAEERCYIEESIGESAKLLGPADKFKTPWRKFFTSMPVYAIIVANFCRSWTFYLLLISQPAYFEEVFGFEISKVGMLSALPHLVMTIIVPIGGQLADHLRSKNILSTTTVRKIMNCGGFGMEATLLLIVGYSHSKGVAISFLVLAVGFSGFAISGFNVNHLDIAPRYASILMGISNGVGTLSGMVCPLIVGAMTKHKTREEWQYVFLIASLVHYGGVIFYGIFASGEKQPWADPELTSDEKCGFIDEDELAEETGDITQSYGALGAPAKSYGATTQLNGGWAEGWDKREEYVQDGVEEGGYGYRQGGNYS